Part of the Paenibacillus aurantius genome, GCCCGACGAAATCTGCCCGGCCCCTCGGCCTAAACACGACGGCAGCCCGGCACCCGAGGAAGAGCGGGCCCGTTCTTGCCAGCCTCGGCGCTATCATACCGTCTTGCCTCTTTCCTGCCGGCCACCACGCACCCTTAACGTCCTGAATCTTTCCTACCGGCCACCATGCACCCTTAACGTCCTGAATCTTTCCTACCGGCCATCCCGCCTCCGTACGCCTCCTTCCTATCAGCCGCCACGTAGGGGATTCCCCTTGCCTCTTTCCTTTCGGCCACTCTCCCGTACCGCCTTGCCTCTTTGTCGGCCGCTCTCCCGTACCGCCGTGCCTCCTTCTTGCCGGCGGCCATGCAGCAGCCGTACCATCGTGCCCTCTTACCGGCCGCCACGCTTCCATGGCGCCCCTCTTGCCTTGTGCTTTTCGCATTCGCTTTTTTCCTCCTTCTTTCTTTACTCTTTGTAACCCTAGCCTCAGCTTAGCCCCCGCCTCTTTCCGCTCTCTAAAGAAAAGATTAAAAAAGTCTAAAGTCCCGCCCCTGCAGTTGGTCAGAAAGCTGAAAACCGGCCGCTTATCGTAATTCCAGGCTTTTCGCTTTCCCGAGGCTTTCTGGTTTCAGGTCCTTCGTTTCCCTGTGGCTTTTTCTTGGTTCCAGCCCTTCCCAACACGGAATTTTCCGGCTTCCATGCCTCGCTTCTCCGGGGTTTTTCTTAGTTCCAGCCCTCCCACTTCCCCGGCAAGCCGGCTTCCGACAAGCTTCTGCGCCGAGCCTTTTAGATTTTATTCTTTTTTTAGATGAGCTTTAGAAGGAGGTAAGAGACGGGGGTTAAGATGAATTCAGAAGGCTTCAGAGCGGCGCAGCCAAGGAAAGACAGACGACAAGACCGCCGGAGGCTTCCCATTACACAAGGTCAGGCTGACCAAGAGCAGCGCTGGCCGACAGGAGGATTTACTTATGAAAAGAAAAACAGCCATTGCCGGAGCCGCATTCGGACTGGGAGCGGTTATGTTATTCGCCAGCGGGTATTCCGCCATGGCGGACACATCCGGCTACGATGTCTACAAGACGGCCGCGAAGAACCTGAAGACCCAGACGAGTCTCACCGTCCACGCGGAGTGGTCCGTCTCGGACAACGGCAAGCCGCTTGTGACCGGCACCGCGGACGCGAAGGTTAACAAGGATGACCAGACCGGCAGCATGAAGGCGACCGTCGGTGACGGATCCCTCTCCAAGACCGTCCAGGCATTCCGCCAAGACGGCAAGGTGATCGTGCAGACCGGTGACTCCGACGTCTACCGTGTGCTCGAGCAAGGGGACTCCCGCTGGCAGCGCCAAGGTGCTCATGCCGGGCCTCCCGCCGCGGCGGAGCCGGTCCTTGATGCGCTGATGGGCCACGTGCGGGAACTCGCGACCGTCGAGAACGCGGCCGACGGCAGCAAGCAGGCCGCCCTGCATCTGGAGGGCCGCCAGGTGCCCGCGCTCGTGAATGCGATCGGCTCGATGCTCGTCGCCCATGCCTCCGGCGAAGGGGCCGGCTGGCACGGGAAGATGGCGTCCGATGATCCTGCCGGCCTGCCGTGGGGCGGCCAGCCGATGGATCTCTCCGCCGCGCTCCCCAAGCTGAAGGATAAGATCAAGGTCGAGACCGTTGCGCTGGATGCCGGCATCAGCCCTGCCGACGTGCTCACCAGCCAGAAGGCGGAAATCCACGTGACCGGTAACGACGAGGAAGGGAAGCCGCATGAGCTCGTTCTCCGGGTAGCGGCGGATTTCTCCGATCTGAGCACCACGACGCCCGACCGGGTGGACCTGACCGGCAAACAGACGGTGGAAATCTCTAAGGACGACCGTAAATGGGGCTGGAAGCATTAAAGCTTCCCTAAGCCGGCTCCGCTAAAAAGGCGGAAGGAACCGGTGTGTTCTAAGAAACCAGCCATAAGCCCCGCCCTTAAGAAGAAGCGGATGCGTCCGGCCGAGCCCCCCTCTGTAGGCTCTAGAGCCCCAGAATGATCCGGTCCGTTAGACCTTCTGCTTCTTCTTACGCCCGGCCGGGGACGGCAGACAGCAAAAGGAGAGAAACCATGAGTGCTATATTGGAAGTAAACCACCTGACGAAGCGGTACCGGAACGGACGGGGCGTGGAAGACGTGTCCTTTGAAGTGGCCGAAGGGGAAGTCTTCGGCTTGGTCGGCGCCAACGGAGCAGGCAAAACCACCCTGCTCAAGCTGCTAACAGGCCTGCTGCGGCCGGACTGCGGCACGGTACGGATCGCCGGCCACGACATCGCCGAACAGTTCGAGCAGGCGATGGAGCGCGTGGGCTGCCTGATCGAAACGGCCGATGCCTGCGGGCATCTGACGGCGTACGAGCATCTGAAGCTCGCGGCCCGCTTCTATCCCTCCCTGCCTGCCTCCCGGATCGGGGAGGCGCTCGAGCAAGCGGGGCTCGCCGCCCGCGCGAAGGAACGGGTCGCCGGCTTCTCGCTCGGCATGAAGCAGCGGCTCGGGCTTGCATTGGCGCTGCTCGCCAAGCCTAAGCTCGTCCTCCTGGATGAGCCCTCGAACGGCCTCGATGTTCAGGGGATGATCGACCTGCGCCAGACCGTTGTCCGACTTGCCCGGGAAGAAGGGACGGCCTTCCTTCTATCGAGCCATCTCATCCATGATCTCAGCCTGATGGTGACCCGGACCGGCATTATGGAGGAAGGGCGGCTCATCGGGATGGCCGATCCCCGCCGGCTCGAAGAACAGGGAACCACGCTGGAGGCCTACGCCGTTTCCCAAATCCAGTCATGGAAGGAGGAGGCCCGCTATGCATAAGCTGTACGCCGCGGCCCGGAATGAAGGGGAGAAGCTGTGGAAGCGGAGGAGAACGAAGGCCCACCTGCTCCTCTCCCTGCTCCTTCCCCCGGTCATCGCTCTCTGTTTCAGCTGGCTGAACGGCCGGACCGGCCTGCCCTTCGGGCTCTCGGGAAACCTCCCGCTCACCGTGCTGTCGCTGTTTACGTTCCTGTTCCTCCCTCTCTTTCTGGCCTCCGCCGCGGCAGATTCGTTCACGGGCGAAGCCGCCTCCGGCACGCTGAAGCTGACCCTGCTCCGCCCCATTACGCGCAGCAAAGCCTTCGCCGCGAAGGTGCTCGCCCTCGCCGCCTGCCTGACCCTGCATCTTGCGGTGTTGTGGGCCTCGTCCGTGCTTTCGGCACTGGCGATGCCCGGCCTGGAGATGACGGGAGGCTGGGTGGACAGCCTGACGGCTTACACCGCCTCCTGGCTGCCGATGCTGGCCGTTGTCCTGCTGGCCGTCCTGCTCTCCCAGCTTTTTCAGAGCGGCACGGCCGTGATGACGGGCTTCGTGCTGCTGTACGCGGCCTTCCGTGCGGCTCCACTCTTTTACCCGTCGCTGTCCGCCTGGTCCGTCTTCTCGTATGCCAATGGAGCCGCCCTTCTCAGGGGGAACGGCTGGTCAACGGAAACTTTCGCCGGGGCGCTCGTCGTACCGCTTTCGTATTGTATAATGGCTTATACGGCGGGAATGGTGAGGTTCGAACGAAACCCGCTTTAAGGAGCTGTCTTCATGTCCATCAAGGTAAAGCTGCTGCTGTCCTATATCCTCATGACCTTTCTTCCGGTTGTGCTTTTTGCGCTGATTACCACCGGCCTTTCCCTGACTTTTTATGGGGACAAGGAGAACGGAGGAACCACGCCCTTCTGGGAACAGACGAACGAACGGAACGACTGGGTCGCGGGGGTGAGAACCTTGGCCAAGGCCGACCCCGAACGATTCACCGACAGCGCCTTTCTAAACCGGATGGACCAGCTCCTAAGCCCGCTTCAGATCGGACTCGTGGTGGTGAAGAACGACCGGATGGTCTATTCTTCTCCTTCCGTAGACCGCCCCGGGCTTGAGGAGGAGCTTCGCCGCCTGGAACCCGATGAACCGATGCGCAAATGGAAGCCGAATGCCGCCGGACGTTACGCCGCGGAACGCCACTCGCTATCCTTCCCGGACGGCGGGAAGGGGGACGTCTACATCCTCACCGACTGGAGCTCGTTCTTTCAGGGCATGCGCCAATTCTTCCCACTGCTGCTGCTTACTCTTCTGGTGGTCATCGGCCTGACGAACGGCCTGGTCACCTTTCTCGTTTCGCGCAACCTGATCCGGCCCCTCTACCGGCTGAAAAACGCCGCAGAGCAGATCAAGGAAGGGAACCTGAACCACGAGATCCACCTTAACCGCAAGGACGAAATCGGGCGCCTCGGGGAAGCGTTGGAGGAAATGCGCAGCCGCCTGAACGAATCCATCCGTCTTCAGCTTCAGTACGAGGAGAACCGCAAGGAGCTCATCTCGAACATCTCGCATGACCTGAAGACCCCCATCACCGGAATCCAAGCATGCGTGGACGGCATACGCGACGGAATCGCGGACACCCCGGCCAAGCGTGACAAATATATGGGCATGATCGCCCGCAAAACGGAGGAAATGGACCGCCTCATCGACGAGCTGTTCCTCTTCTCCAAGCTCGACCTGAAGCGGCTGCCTTTTCATCCGGAGCCGCTCGATCTTAACGCCTACCTGCAGGATTATACGGTTGAGCTGGGTCTGGATCCCCGGCTGGAGGGCGTTAAGGTCTCCTACACGTCTTCCGGTCCGGGTCCCGTGACCGTGCTCGCCGACCGGGAAAAGCTGGAGCGGGTGCTGATGAACATCATCGGCAACAGCTTGAATTATATGGATAAGCCGAATAAGGAAATCCGGGTGCGGCTGCAGGACGGACCGGAGGAGGCCATCGTCTCCCTGGAGGACAACGGGCCGGGCATTGCGGAATCGGCGCTTCCCCATATTTTCGACCGGTTTTACCGGGCTGATCCTTCCCGGAACACGGCGGCCGGAGGCAGCGGACTGGGGCTCGCCATCGTCAAGCAGATGATAGAGGGACAGGGAGGAGCCGTGGGAGCCGAAAGCCGGTTAGGGCAGGGCACCCGCCTTTTCTTCACGCTGCCCAAGCCGAATCAGGAGGGAAAACGGCCATGAAGCGGATTCTTATGATAGAGGATGAACAGGTGATTGCCGAGGTCGTCCAGGACTACTTGGAGGCAAGCGGGTATGCGGTAGATAGAGCGGATCAGGGAGACACGGGGCTGGAGTTGGCCAAAAAAGGCGGCTACGATCTCCTTCTGCTCGACCTTATGCTGCCTCACACGGACGGCTTCGAGATCTGCCGACGGGTGCGGGAGACGAGCAACGTCCCGATCCTGATGATGTCCGCCCGCAAGGAGGACATTGACAAAATCCGGGGGCTCGGGCTCGGAGCCGACGATTATGTAACCAAGCCGTTCAGCGTGGCGGAGCTGGTGGCCCGCGTGAAGGCCCATCTGGCCCGCTACGACCGGCTGGTGGCCGATCAGCCCGTGCATCCCCGAGACGAGCTGCGCCTAAAGGGCCTCCTCCTCGACAAGCAGGCGCGCAAGGTGTTCGTGAACGGCAAGGAAACGGCCCTGACATCGAAGGAATACGACCTGCTGCTGTTCCTCGCCTCCCACCCGAACCGCGTCTTCACCAAGGATGAGCTGTTCGAGCGGATCTGGGGCTGGGACGCGTCCGGGGACAACGCTACGGTCACGGTCCATATCAGCAAGCTGAGGGACAAAATCGAGGCCGACCCGTCGAAGCCCCAGTACATCGAGACGGTCTGGGGCGTCGGGTACCGGTTTCAGGTATAGCCCCATTCAATCGGCCGCCGAGGGAGAGAAACGGCGGGGCCGATCCAGGGCACCGGATACCGGTTCCATGTAGCCCTATCCGATCGTCCGCCGCCAGAAGAAAAAGCGGAGCCCGCATACCGCCGGCTCCGCTTTTTCTTCTGTTAGTGCCTTATCCGTGAGTGTTGTTCGGCTTCCCTCTTGATTTTCGTAAGCATAGGGAGGGGGGGCGCCAACAAAGGTACCGGATAAGGCACTAAGCCCGTCCTTCCGGCAATTGGCTCCACTGCCGGTAGGCCGCCTCGAGAATCCTCCGGTCCCGAAGGACCATGAACCGGGAGGAGTAGTCATGCCGCTCGTTCTCGGCCTCCCTCATCCGTTCCCGGGCCTCCTGCCAAGACATCCACCTAACCTGCATGCCCAGCCGTCGTTCATTTTCGGTCAGCTTGATTTCGTCCGTACAGGAAAGAGCACGGGCGATGTAGCAGTAGGAAACCTGCATGTAGCGGTTTTTGACCTTGTGCTCTTCAAAATACCCCAGCTCGTGGGTAATTTCCGCCTCGCAGCCCGTCTCCTCGAGCAGCTCGCGGAGAAAAGTCTCCTCCCGGCTCTCGCCCGCCTCCATTCCGCCTCCGGGCAGCTTGTACAGCCCCCGGCGGGCCATAAACATCAGCGCCACCCGGTCATGCTCGTCCATCAGGACGCCCCGGGCCGCCTTCCGGGAAATCGAAGACAGCCATTCGGGCGGGCCTCCGTACAGATCGCTGTCGGTCAAACGGTCCATTAACTTCATAGCTCATCTCCTGACCTTCGTGTCTCGGGGTGGTTTCTCTTCCCATTATACCCGTTTACAGCATCAGAAGCTCGCGGATTTCATTCTCCGTTAAGGAAGGCAGCCCTTCCTCGGCCGGCTGAAGCACTTCCCCGATCAACGCCTTCTTGCTCTGCTGCAGCGCGTACATCTTGTCCTCCACGGTGCCCCGGGCTACCAGCCGGATGACCTGCACGACCTTCCTCTGCCCGATCCGGTGGGCGCGGTCCATCGCCTGCAGCTCCACCGCCGGGTTCCACCACAGGTCGTAAAGGATGACGGTGTCGGCTCCGGTCAAATTCAGTCCTGTCCCTCCGGCCTTCAGAGAGAGAAGGAACAGGTCACGTTCTCCCTCGTTAAACCGCCGGCACAGCTCCACCCGCTCCAGGGGCGGGGTTTGCCCGTCCAGGTAGAAATAGGGAACCTCCCGTTCCACAAGCTCGCGCCGGATGAGACCGAGCATCTCGGTGAATTGGGAGAAGATCAGCACCCTTCTCCCCAATCCCCGGTACTCGTCGACCAGCTCCAGAAGCTGATCGAATTTGGCTGAACTTCCCCGGTACCCTTCCACGAACAAAGCGGGGTGGCAGCACAGCTGGCGAAGCCGGGTGAGGCCCGCCAGGATACGGATCCGGTTACGCCGGAGGCTGCCCGCCTTCAGATGCTTCACCGCTTCCTGCCGGAGCTCGGCCAAGTAAGCCACGTACAGCTTCTTCTGCTCCGGAAGAAGCTCGGCGGCAAGCGTCGACTCGATCTTCTCCGGCAGCTCCTGCAGCACGTCGCTCTTCAGCCGCCGCAGCATAAAGGGCCGGATGCGCTTAGCCGCCGCTTCCCTCGAGAACTCCTTGAAGGCTTTGCGGTCGGGCAGAAGCCCCGGAAAGACGACATCGTAGAGGGACCACAGATCCTCGAGACGGTTCTCGAGCGGCGTCCCGGTTAGGGCAAAACGATGCCGCGCACGGATGGCCTTCACCGAGCGGGCGGTCTGCGTATCCGGGTTTTTGAAGGCCTGCGCCTCATCGTAGAAGACGGTGTGAAAGGACAAGGCCATGTAGCGGAGCAAGTCCCGGCGCAGCAGCGGATAGGACGTGATGATCACATCGGCCCCCGCCGGATCGCTCAGAATGCCGCTCCGCTCTTTGGCGCCGCCGTCCGCAACCGTGACCCGGAGCTCCGGAGCAAACTGCCGAAGTTCCCGCTGCCAGTTGTACAGGAGCGAGGCCGGGCAGACGACGAGAGCCGGCTCGCCGGTCTCCCGGAGCTCCGGGAGGACGGAGACGAGATAGGCGATGCTTTGGACCGTCTTCCCGAGCCCCATCTCGTCGGCCAGCACCCCGCCGAACCGGTAGCGGGCGAGCGTCTTCAGCCACTGGTACCCGTATTTCTGGTAGCCGCGCAGAACCGGCTCCCAGCCTTCGGGATAAGGATGCTCCAGATGATCGGGGCTGCGCATGGTATCGAGCAGCCGCCGGAAGGAGGTCCCGAGGCTGACGGCCCGCCCGGGGGCGGCGTTCTCCATCAAGTGGACGGCGTGGGCGGCCGGCAGACGAAGCCGGTCTCCCGCCAATTCCAGCCTTCCCCCGAGGCTGTTCAGGAAACGGATAATGTCTTGAAACTCCTCGCTGTCGAGCGGCATAAGGGCCCCTCCCGGAAGCCGGTAATAGCGGCGTTTCTCCGCGAGGGTTTCGAGAAGGCGGGAGATCTCCCTCTCGGGAATGCCATCCAGCTCGAACCGGAACTCGAGCCAGTCGGTGCGCTCGTCCACCTCGGCCCGGAGCCTCGGCGGGGCATGGCCGGTGAAGAGCCGCTCCTTTGCCGCGGACGTGGCGTACACCTGCACCAGCTTCTCCAGCTCGGGAAGCACATGCCGGAGGAACTCGTATTCCTCCTCTTCGCCCAGCAGCATGTAGCCGCCTTCGGTCTGCAGGAAGGCCGCCTGCTCCATTAGGCTTAGAATCCTCTGCTCCTTCTCTCCGTCACGTACGAGAAGCCGGCCCCGGCCGGCCCGTGTGCCCGGGCTCTCCAGCGGGTCGACCACCCACTCGCCGTAGTGGAATTCGAGGCCGGCCAGAAGGCGGTCCTTCACCCGGTCGAGGAACAGCTTCGCCTTAAGCGGAGCCTGCACCATCCGTTCGGACACCTCCTGGGCCACCTTTACGGCGCCGAGCTTCAGAAGCCCCGGGATCACCTGCTCCAGGAAGAGCTCCATCTGCTCCACCGGGATCCGAACCGAAGGCATCCCTGTTTCCTCCAGCATCCTTATCAGGCCGGCAAGACGCTTCAGTTCCTCGGCGGGAGGCTTCCGCAGCCTGCCTTCGGAGAGAATCATGCCGTAGGCTTCCATGACGGTCACCCGGTCCGATCCCCTTATCTCCAGCCGTCCGTCCTCCGCCCCTTCCGAAGCCGGCTCGAAGGCGAACACAAGGGGAAGCGGCTCCTCCGTCAGCCCGATGCCGGAGTAGGTGAGGCCGTCATGCACCAGCTTAACCTGCGGTGCCGCGGCCAGCAGGGGCAGCAGCCCCTCCCAATAGGCGGCCGGGATGAGCGGCATTCGTCCCTCTCCACCGTAAGAGGACCCTTCGGGCTCCCCCTCGCTCCGGACGATTCGGAGCAGTGCCCTCAGGACGGCATCGTTCTCCGGCTGGAAGCTGTGAAGCTCCGGGACATAGGAGAAGGTCCCGGTCAGGGGATAAGGCTCCCCGCGCTCCACCTGCTCGAGAAACTCCCCGATCCGCTTCACCGCGTACAGCCGTTTCGCTCCGATCCGGCATTCGACTCCGAAGCGAAGCCCTCTGTCCCGGTGCGGAACGGTCCGCACGGTAAACTCCGCCTCCAGCACCTCCCGTCCGTCCACGAAAGGACGGGCCGCCGTCGGCGGCACCGGCTTGCGGCTGAACAGCTCCAGCAGCCGGTCGCTTAAGCCCGTGCCGGCTTCTCCGGCGGACGCGGCCTCCCCGACTCCGGACAGCGAGGCTTCCAGGCCTGCCCCGCTTCCGTCCTTCACCCAGAAGAGCAGCGCCGCAATATGCCGGCAGTACAGGTCGTCGGGGTGAAAAACCGGACAGGAGCAGACCGCCTCCGCCTTGCCGGCGGAAGGGAGGCCGAGCGTCACCGGATAGACCGAGCCGTCCTCCCGGACGTCCGCCTCGTACCGATGTCCGGAGCGCCTGGTCACGTTGACGCTTCCCGCCCGGAAGAGGGCCTCGCCGTCTTCGCAGGCGAAACGGCCGCAGAGCGCCCGGATGGTTTTTTCCTGGATGGGTTCGTTCACGTTCTTCCTCCTCCTTCCCTGCCCTATGAATTATCCCTACATTATACCCGTTCCCCGGACAAAAAGGGACGGCCCCTTTACGAAAAAGGCCCCGGGTGAGAGGCACAAG contains:
- a CDS encoding ABC transporter ATP-binding protein; this encodes MSAILEVNHLTKRYRNGRGVEDVSFEVAEGEVFGLVGANGAGKTTLLKLLTGLLRPDCGTVRIAGHDIAEQFEQAMERVGCLIETADACGHLTAYEHLKLAARFYPSLPASRIGEALEQAGLAARAKERVAGFSLGMKQRLGLALALLAKPKLVLLDEPSNGLDVQGMIDLRQTVVRLAREEGTAFLLSSHLIHDLSLMVTRTGIMEEGRLIGMADPRRLEEQGTTLEAYAVSQIQSWKEEARYA
- a CDS encoding ABC transporter permease subunit; this translates as MHKLYAAARNEGEKLWKRRRTKAHLLLSLLLPPVIALCFSWLNGRTGLPFGLSGNLPLTVLSLFTFLFLPLFLASAAADSFTGEAASGTLKLTLLRPITRSKAFAAKVLALAACLTLHLAVLWASSVLSALAMPGLEMTGGWVDSLTAYTASWLPMLAVVLLAVLLSQLFQSGTAVMTGFVLLYAAFRAAPLFYPSLSAWSVFSYANGAALLRGNGWSTETFAGALVVPLSYCIMAYTAGMVRFERNPL
- a CDS encoding sensor histidine kinase; this encodes MSIKVKLLLSYILMTFLPVVLFALITTGLSLTFYGDKENGGTTPFWEQTNERNDWVAGVRTLAKADPERFTDSAFLNRMDQLLSPLQIGLVVVKNDRMVYSSPSVDRPGLEEELRRLEPDEPMRKWKPNAAGRYAAERHSLSFPDGGKGDVYILTDWSSFFQGMRQFFPLLLLTLLVVIGLTNGLVTFLVSRNLIRPLYRLKNAAEQIKEGNLNHEIHLNRKDEIGRLGEALEEMRSRLNESIRLQLQYEENRKELISNISHDLKTPITGIQACVDGIRDGIADTPAKRDKYMGMIARKTEEMDRLIDELFLFSKLDLKRLPFHPEPLDLNAYLQDYTVELGLDPRLEGVKVSYTSSGPGPVTVLADREKLERVLMNIIGNSLNYMDKPNKEIRVRLQDGPEEAIVSLEDNGPGIAESALPHIFDRFYRADPSRNTAAGGSGLGLAIVKQMIEGQGGAVGAESRLGQGTRLFFTLPKPNQEGKRP
- a CDS encoding response regulator transcription factor codes for the protein MKRILMIEDEQVIAEVVQDYLEASGYAVDRADQGDTGLELAKKGGYDLLLLDLMLPHTDGFEICRRVRETSNVPILMMSARKEDIDKIRGLGLGADDYVTKPFSVAELVARVKAHLARYDRLVADQPVHPRDELRLKGLLLDKQARKVFVNGKETALTSKEYDLLLFLASHPNRVFTKDELFERIWGWDASGDNATVTVHISKLRDKIEADPSKPQYIETVWGVGYRFQV
- a CDS encoding NUDIX hydrolase; translation: MKLMDRLTDSDLYGGPPEWLSSISRKAARGVLMDEHDRVALMFMARRGLYKLPGGGMEAGESREETFLRELLEETGCEAEITHELGYFEEHKVKNRYMQVSYCYIARALSCTDEIKLTENERRLGMQVRWMSWQEARERMREAENERHDYSSRFMVLRDRRILEAAYRQWSQLPEGRA
- a CDS encoding DEAD/DEAH box helicase — its product is MNEPIQEKTIRALCGRFACEDGEALFRAGSVNVTRRSGHRYEADVREDGSVYPVTLGLPSAGKAEAVCSCPVFHPDDLYCRHIAALLFWVKDGSGAGLEASLSGVGEAASAGEAGTGLSDRLLELFSRKPVPPTAARPFVDGREVLEAEFTVRTVPHRDRGLRFGVECRIGAKRLYAVKRIGEFLEQVERGEPYPLTGTFSYVPELHSFQPENDAVLRALLRIVRSEGEPEGSSYGGEGRMPLIPAAYWEGLLPLLAAAPQVKLVHDGLTYSGIGLTEEPLPLVFAFEPASEGAEDGRLEIRGSDRVTVMEAYGMILSEGRLRKPPAEELKRLAGLIRMLEETGMPSVRIPVEQMELFLEQVIPGLLKLGAVKVAQEVSERMVQAPLKAKLFLDRVKDRLLAGLEFHYGEWVVDPLESPGTRAGRGRLLVRDGEKEQRILSLMEQAAFLQTEGGYMLLGEEEEYEFLRHVLPELEKLVQVYATSAAKERLFTGHAPPRLRAEVDERTDWLEFRFELDGIPEREISRLLETLAEKRRYYRLPGGALMPLDSEEFQDIIRFLNSLGGRLELAGDRLRLPAAHAVHLMENAAPGRAVSLGTSFRRLLDTMRSPDHLEHPYPEGWEPVLRGYQKYGYQWLKTLARYRFGGVLADEMGLGKTVQSIAYLVSVLPELRETGEPALVVCPASLLYNWQRELRQFAPELRVTVADGGAKERSGILSDPAGADVIITSYPLLRRDLLRYMALSFHTVFYDEAQAFKNPDTQTARSVKAIRARHRFALTGTPLENRLEDLWSLYDVVFPGLLPDRKAFKEFSREAAAKRIRPFMLRRLKSDVLQELPEKIESTLAAELLPEQKKLYVAYLAELRQEAVKHLKAGSLRRNRIRILAGLTRLRQLCCHPALFVEGYRGSSAKFDQLLELVDEYRGLGRRVLIFSQFTEMLGLIRRELVEREVPYFYLDGQTPPLERVELCRRFNEGERDLFLLSLKAGGTGLNLTGADTVILYDLWWNPAVELQAMDRAHRIGQRKVVQVIRLVARGTVEDKMYALQQSKKALIGEVLQPAEEGLPSLTENEIRELLML